The sequence GCCCCATTTTGATGTGAAATTCAGGAAGGTCTTATCATTGAAAGGCAGGGAATGGGACGAGCAGGAAATACCTAATGAGCAATTAGACTATTGTGAGGTGAGGAGGATGGTAGCAGATTTCTTCAAATGGACGTCACACGACGAAGATGCTGGAACTGGATCATCTCTCTCTGGTGAGGATGCTCGAGGAGAGATGCGGAAGATGGTTGTCTCCAAATCTTCTtcagatggtgatgatgataatgaatcTTCTTCATATGATGATTGTGAAACTTCTTCATtgcatgatgatgatgatgaatcttTATATGATGATTGTGAATCTTTATTTCTTGATAATTAAAGAAGTGAGAGAGACCAATAAAATGATACGCAGGTTTGAATTTCTCCACTTGCCTTCTATTTTAACCatgtttaatatatatattgatgcCATCAGTTTTGATTGATCAGCCAGCAAATGCAGTTTTATCTTTATGTCAACCAAACCAAGAAAGACTAGTGTAACACGAGCGTATATTTTATGTTATGGGTAAGGGATCGTTGCCTGATCGTGTGGCTTCTGCTCCAGTACGAGACCAATGAGAGCACATACAGggatatcaaaataaataaaattttttatttcactagATGCAGGGGCCATTGGACAAGAcagctttcttttttctcttatatTGTATAAATACAAATATGTCACATATTAAGTCCAGCCCTCCCCACCAAAACCCAATAACTATTCCTCTATCATACCCTACTAACCAAGGCCAATGAAGTATGACAATTTTTACAAACAATATGTCAACCAATTAAGAGACTCCTGATGCTACTAGTAAGGTTTGGAATGTTAAGACTATTGGATCATTATTTCCTTTTGCAGCACACATGTCTTTGCCTGGAAACAAGGAGTGGAGTTTTATCTACAGAAAATACAGGTTTGTCTTTCCGATATCACTCTCTCTTCAATTTAGATATTGTTcctcaaaattttgatttcgTCTGCTAAGCTAGAATGCCAATTAGTTGTCGTACAGTgtattcaacttcaacttccacCTGATTATGTGGCCAATGAGaactctacatttttttttttttcctttttaatagaTGGGAGTGAACCAACAGAGTGGAATGGAGGTGTCTGACTTTCAGTTGGTGAGAAGTTCTAATGAAGTAGAATCAAGCAGTGCATGTCTTGGCTGTGAAATTGACGATCTTGGGCTGGAAAACGGTGACATGGGAGTTCAATTCATCTAGATTTTGTAAGGGCCTTCAAGGGTCAGAGAAGTCAAATTCCAATGGTATGAAGTAGTATTCCTGTGAAAAATTTGATAAAGTTAAAGATGGGTTGTACTAAATGTCAAAAATTATTGTGACATTTAATTTCCTCAGGAGGTCATGCTCTTCTTGTCAAGTTAAAATTGAATCAATGCAGAAGATGATACAGTCAAGACTCAACAATCTGTGGTGTATCTTTTAGTTCTCTATTGGACAGCACCTCAATCTCAATTTGATGAACTGCCTGCTAAGCTCAAGAACAAGCTCATCTTTGTTGCCAATGCAAAGGTGAGTTGATCATTCTCATCAATCTTACTTTTCTGTTGCCGGCATTAGATTGCTTTGGATTGTTAATGAAATGAACCACATGTGATTCCTTTCAATGATTATATCAACAAGTGGGTTCAGCTTTAGTGATCAATTCCCAAGTGGGATGGTATTGAAAAGAGTGGCAAACCATGATTAATAGTTAATGGTGATTTTCAGTTCAAGAGTCTTACATGAAACCATGATATgagaaaacaaattaacaaaATCTTAATTCTTTAGCAGGGATTATGGACCGTCCAGAATATGTGGCCTCCCTCATATTCCTCTTCCGCAATGTACTTGCTATCTTCACTAGCTTCTACCTCTACAGCGACACTATTCAAAGAAGGAACAGGTTCAGGTTAATTGGTCCTGGAACTGTCATCAACGACAGTTTCTAACTTTTTATCGCATTGATGTTATAGGTGGCTGCAGCTGCTGCTGTCTGTGGAATGAAAAGCGAAAACTTGATGTGTTAAGTCCCGGGTTCTAATTCAAAAAATATGGAAGCAACGGAGAATTGTTTTTAGCACCATAAGAANNNNNNNNNNNNNNNNNNNNNNNNNNNNNNNNNNNNNNNNNNNNNNNNNNNNNNNNNNNNNNNNNNNNNNNNNNNNNNNNNNNNNNNNNNNNNNNNNNNNNNNNNNNNNNNNNNNNNNNNNNNNNNNNNNNNNNNNNNNNNNNNNNNNNNNNNNNNNNNNNNNNNNNNNNNNNNNNNNNNNNNNNNNNNNNNNNNNNNNNNNNNNNNNNNNNNNNNNNNNNNNNNNNNNNNNNNNNNNNNNNNNNNNNNNNNNNNNNNNNNNNNNNNNNNNNNNNNNNNNNNNNNNNNNNNNNNNNNNNNNNNNNNNNNNNNNNNNNNNNNNNNNNNNNNNNNNNNNNNNNNNNNNNNNNNNNNNNNNNNNNNNNNNNNNNNNNNNNNNNNNNNNNNNNNNNNNNNNNNNNNNNNNNNNNNNNNNNNNNNNNNNNNNNNNNNNNNNNNNNNNNNNNNNNNNNNNNNNNNNNNNNNNNNNNNNNNNNNNNNNNNNNNNNNNNNNNNNNNNNNNNNNNNNNNNNNNNNNNNNNNNNNNNNNNNNNNNNNNNNNNNNNNNNNNNNNNNNNNNNNNNNNNNNNNNNNNNNNNNNNNNNNNNNNNNNNNNNNNNNNNNNNNNNNNNNNNNNNNNNNNNNNNNNNNNNNNNNNNNNNNNNNNNNNNNNNNNNNNNNNNNNNNNNNNNNNNNNNNNNNNNNNNNNNNNNNNNNNNNNNNNNNNNNNNNNNNNNNNNNNNNNNNNNNNNNNNNNNNNNNNNNNNNNNNNNNNNNNNNNNNNNNNNNNNNNNNNNNNNNNNNNNNNNNNNNNNNNNNNNNNNNNNNNNNNNNNNNNNNNNNNNNNNNNNNNNNNNNNNNNNNNNNNNNNNNNNNNNNNNNNNNNNNNNNNNNNNNNNNNNNNNNNNNNNNNNNNNNNNNNNNNNNNNNNNNNNNNNNNNNNNNNNNNNNNNNNNNNNNNNNNNNNNNNNNNNNNNNNNNNNNNNNNNNNNNNNNNNNNNNNNNNNNNNNNNNNNNNNNNNNNNNNNNNNNNNNNNNNNNNNNNNNNNNNNNNNNNNNNNNNNNNNNNNNNNNNNNNNNNNNNNNNNNNNNNNNNNNNNNNNNNNNNNNNNNNNNNNNNNNNNNNNNNNNNNNNNNNNNNNNNNNNNNNNNNNNNNNNNNNNNNNNNNNNNNNNNNNNNNNNNNNNNNNNNNNNNNNNNNNNNNNNNNNNNNNNNNNNNNNNNNNNNNNNNNNNNNNNNNNNNNNNNNNNNNNNNNNNNNNNNNNNNNNNNNNNNNNNNNNNNNNNNNNNNNNNNNNNNNNNNNNNNNNNNNNNNNNNNNNNNNNNTTGTGGCTTTAACCCCGTATCAGCAATAAAAAAACTCACTCAAAGGTCCCTCTTAAAATTTACCAACAAAGTATcctataacaatttaagcagaGATTCCTATCATGAGCTAAGAATGCATGATCAAATTCAAACCATGGGAAGGGGCATTGTTTTCGGAGAAAACCTTATGGAGCCTTGTGGACGTAGTAGGTTATGGTCTCATACCAACATCTTGGAAGTATTAGAAGACCACAAGGTATGTCTTTTTTCTTGGGCCTGTTTTCATTTTATATAAATGTGTATTAATCCTAGCTTATTGAGAATCAAGCATAATAAATATAAGCTACATTCAATGATGTATTCCctacatctctttttttttttttccctttgttatttttatttagtttgtGCGCATCAACCTACATCTTTTCTTTACTCCACAGGGAGCTCAAAATATTGAAGGCATCCTCCTACCCTCTAAATGTGATTTGTTTCCTAGGGATAAATTCCCATGTAAGGAAAATTTTGCAGCATTACATAAGGAAGACTATGCAATAATGTCCAAGCTAAGATTTCTCTACATTCAATTAGCATGCTTCGAAGGAGGCTTCCCACATCTTCCTTCTAGTTTAAGATGGTTCAGTTGGGAGAGATACCTTCTAGAAAATGTACAAGACAATTTTTATCACAAGAAACTGGTCCATATGGACATATCAAAGAGCCAAATTAGACGAGCTTGGACAAACAAGCCTCAGAATGAAAATCAGGTATAGTGTTGTATCTTATCTTGTAATCACATACTATGGATAGCAGTATCTaatatttatttctttgtttggcaattgttccaaaatttgaaagttCTCCGTCTCCAACATTGTATGCATCTATTTGAATCCCCTGATTTTTCATGGTTTCCTTACCTAGAGACATTAGATCTTAGAGGTTGTAAAAACATGGTTAATTTACACAAATCCATTGGTGATCTAAAATCTCTGGTTGAGCTTAATTTGCATGGGACAAAAATTAAAGAACTACTTGACAATACTTGCAGGGTAAGTTCTCTCAAATGTCTAATTCTTGGTCATTGCTTGTTGTTGGAAAAGTTGCCACAGTCAATTAGTAATCTAAAATCTCTAGTTGAGCTTGATTTGCATGgaacaaaaattaaagaaatcccAGACAGCATTTGCAGGCTGAGTTCTCTTACAAAGCTTGATTTGAACAGTTGTGAATTACTAAACAAGTTGCCAAAGCTTCCCTCGAATTTAACTTGCTTGAATGTTGAATATTGCATTTCATTACATAAACTTTCAGATTTGTCAAGCCTAAAAAATTTGAGGGAATTAAGACTTCGTGATTGCAAAATGTTGGAGGAGATTCAAGGCCTTGGGTGAACAGAATCCTTGGAAGCATTTTCTGTGTATAGGTGTGATACTATTGTGTCACTGCCAGAGCTTCCCTCGACTTTAACCCACTTGATAGTTGGAAGTTGCGCTTCAATACAGAAACTTCCAAATTTTTCAAGCCTAAAGAATCTGAGGGAATTAAAACTTGGTGGTTGCGAAAAGTTGGAGGAGATTCAAGGCCTTGGGGGAATAAAATCCTCGGAAGAGTTTTCCATGTATAAGTGCAACACCATTGAGTCACTCTCAGAGCTTCCTTCAACTTTAACCCTCTTGCAGGTTGGAAGGTGCATTTCATTACAGAAACTTCTAGATTTGTCAAGCCTAACGAATTTAAGGGAATTAACACTTTCTAATTGCAAAAAGTTGGAGGAGATTCGAGGCCAACAAGGAACAGAATCCTTGGAAGTGTTTTCCTTGTATAAGTGCAACACCATTGAGTCACTCCCAGAGCTTCCCTCAACTTTAACCAGTTTGGTTAGAAGTTGCATTTCATTACAAAAACTTCCAGATTTTTCAAGCCTAAAGAATTTGAGGAAATTAAAACTTCATGATTGCGAAAGTTTGGAGGTGATTCGAGGTCTTGGGGGAACAGAATCCTTGGAAGAGTTTTCCATGTATGAGTGTAATAGTATTGAGTCACTTCCCGAGCTTCCCTCAGCTTTAACATGCTTGGATGTTGGAAGTTGTATTTCATTACAGAAACTTCAAGATCTGTCAAGCCTAAAGAATTTGAGGGAATTAAGACTTCATAATTGCAAAAATTTGGAGGAGATTCGAGGTCTTGAGGGAACTGAATCCTTAGAACGGTTTTTTAAGACCATAACTGATACTCAAAGTAAGATACTTGGCCAGGTAATTCTCTACCTTGATGCTCCTAACTCCATTTGAAGTTTTaattcttacccaaaaaaaaaataaaaattggagttTTAATGTAGAAATCAATTTCCAATTATTTCTTAAATTGATGACTGATGGGGGctgctttttcttttcctcttattttGCCAGGGAACTGTTTTAGTCGATCCACCTTCAATAAGTGATCATTCCTTGAGTGTTAATGATGGGATATACAAGGGGCTAATTCTATGCCTAGTTTTTGCATTGGATCAATCTCTACCATGGGATATGCAAAGGGTGCTCATTTATGTTGCAGCTTTGATCCATCGAAATGATAGGATGACCCATTgtgattttgaaattaaaattgaggACCTTGAATTTATTACTGGGAGATATAATCTACATTCACCATTTCAAAGGGTTTGACTTGTTTGAGTTTCCATTGGAAGGAATAGATGATATTGAGGAAATAAGTGTAGAGAGTCGCAATTGTGAAGTGAAATTCTGGAAGCTCATACCGTTGGAAAATAAGGAACCTGAGCaggaaattcccaaccaagaaagTAGTGCTAGGTTGGCTGCAGATTTCTTTAAATGGTTATACCgcgataatgatgatgatggtaatgATGGATCTTCTCCCTCATCTCATGATGCTGGGAAAGAGATGCGGATGGTTTCCTTCCCCTCTTCATATGAACCATCCTCCTCTTCATGtgaaaatagtgatgatgattgGTTTGGATGGTTTCCCCCTTTAACATTTGAAGAGATAATGCAAAGGCCTAGTAAGAGAGCACGTCTTGACGTGGATGAGGAGGCAGCTGGTCCCTCTGGAGCTTCATgaggctaaatttaagatacgtatcataGTTAACACACGTTTCCCTACAACATCAAGATCCCGAGTTGGATGGCATTGGTGTGGATAAGCAAGCAGCCCCTTATCAAAACCCACTTATTTTTATAAGTTCTGTAATAGTAGACCATCTATTTTTATGGATTGTAATCATAAATtgacatttatttttaatcatcaGTAATGTATATTTCTAACCTCTTGTTtcacttcaaaaaataaataaataaataaataaatctttccACACAAGGTTGGTATTGGTAGGTTGCCAGGAGAGAGAGCCCATATGAATATATGATAAATTGAGTCCTAGTTTTAAAAATTGAGTTAAGACCGAGTCCAATAAAGATCATGATGGTTTCTGCCGATTCCAAATGATACTAATCAGAATCAATGGAGACTGATGATCTTGTACCTGATTCTGAGTTTTAAACCTTGCTGTAACTACACTAAAACATTATTAGGGGATGCCTATTCATCGTCAAGAATCTGCAGAATCGGCCTGATACTACTTGGAAATGACTTAACTTTAATATTGATGAACCCCTTCTTAGTACAACGAGTTAAACCGATTTTGGATGAGCTAAAGGTCGAGTCTGACCAAGTCCAGGATAATTTTcatcaattccaaatcaattcAAATAGGAATGAATTGATGGAAACCGTGTTGTAACCAATTCCCAGATTTTAAATATTTCTGTAACTAAACCAAAATATAAGGGGAAGATATCCGTCTCCCAGTGTTGTTAAAGAAGGATATCGTGGCTGGTGGCCCCATAATAATTGATTAGGTCAAGAAATCCATTAGCcttcaattctttttatttttaagtcatGCATTGACTCAGAATTCTGTAGAAAGCTCGCGGTAACATGGTTTCAAGTGTCGGTTTTGTATCCGCCGTCTCGGTCTTATCGGATTGATATCGGCTGACACTGATCCTTTATTTTTGATCGATCTAGATCGGTTATCCGTATCgatttaagggtaaaataataaaaaaaatatagtatttttttaaaaagcaagggcaaaatTGATTGATACCTACTAATCCGATCTAAATCAGtatcaaattggtatcagatcggTATCAGCCGATACCAATTTCTTCCCCTCAATCCTTGCGTGGTAAGGATTTATGAaattgaatataaaaaataaaatacataagTATCAAAGTGAATGGGGTTCCAACCTGATTAGTGGGAACATGAATTTAGTTCTTGGTATCAATACCGATATCATCAGTCTCTCCTGCTACTGATCTGATCTGGACCAATACCAAAGAggatcggtgagtatcgatcacttttgtctttttcttttcaaaaaaagtaaatcttttttttattattattttacccttgaaacgatACGGGTGATCACTCTAGATCATTCAACAATTAAGGATgtctcaaccaataccaatacgaTTCGGtgatacaataccaataatTGAAACCATGCGTAGGAATAAATTTGTAGCCCAATGGGTGCTGTGAACTATAGATTTAGTGTAAGATATTGTAGGAGGTCATGTATTTGAACTTCCCTCCGTTCCACCAcatcagcaaaaaaaaataccttattGCATTTGGAAGATGCTCCAACTTAGACAGCTTTTAGTTTGATGATGTTTCAATTGTGCCTCACTCTTGAATACCTTTTTTCCCAAAATTAAAAGTCAGTGATCAGACTCATTTCTTCTCATTGCTTAAACTTTTCCCTTCCTCAATCACAGCCtccattaggggtgtcaattcgtggacCGACCCGACTAAATTTATTGGAACCAATTATTTATAGACCGGCTCGGttcgaaccatttattaaacgtgtcgggcttgagtcTGACCCGTTtacaaacggtcggtcttgggtTTGCTACTTGGATCATCGGGCACCCCACCGAGACTGACCGAataacacccgaccgaga is a genomic window of Macadamia integrifolia cultivar HAES 741 chromosome 13, SCU_Mint_v3, whole genome shotgun sequence containing:
- the LOC122059419 gene encoding disease resistance protein RRS1B-like isoform X1, whose amino-acid sequence is MHDQIQTMGRGIVFGENLMEPCGRSRLWSHTNILEVLEDHKGAQNIEGILLPSKCDLFPRDKFPCKENFAALHKEDYAIMSKLRFLYIQLACFEGGFPHLPSSLRWFSWERYLLENVQDNFYHKKLVHMDISKSQIRRAWTNKPQNENQVGRCISLQKLLDLSSLTNLRELTLSNCKKLEEIRGQQGTESLEVFSLYKCNTIESLPELPSTLTSLVRSCISLQKLPDFSSLKNLRKLKLHDCESLEVIRGLGGTESLEEFSMYECNSIESLPELPSALTCLDVGSCISLQKLQDLSSLKNLRELRLHNCKNLEEIRGLEGTESLERFFKTITDTQSKILGQGTVLVDPPSISDHSLSVNDGIYKGLILCLVFALDQSLPWDMQRVLIYVAALIHRNDRMTHCDFEIKIEDLEFITGRYNLHSPFQRV
- the LOC122059419 gene encoding probable disease resistance protein RPP1 isoform X2, encoding MSKLRFLYIQLACFEGGFPHLPSSLRWFSWERYLLENVQDNFYHKKLVHMDISKSQIRRAWTNKPQNENQVGRCISLQKLLDLSSLTNLRELTLSNCKKLEEIRGQQGTESLEVFSLYKCNTIESLPELPSTLTSLVRSCISLQKLPDFSSLKNLRKLKLHDCESLEVIRGLGGTESLEEFSMYECNSIESLPELPSALTCLDVGSCISLQKLQDLSSLKNLRELRLHNCKNLEEIRGLEGTESLERFFKTITDTQSKILGQGTVLVDPPSISDHSLSVNDGIYKGLILCLVFALDQSLPWDMQRVLIYVAALIHRNDRMTHCDFEIKIEDLEFITGRYNLHSPFQRV